From Leptotrichia trevisanii DSM 22070, one genomic window encodes:
- a CDS encoding ribbon-helix-helix protein, CopG family, with protein sequence METKKETRGAKKGRPKPATSGRKKAEPGMKIKKVSVALPEKMWEELTERAKKQEITRNKLIKNILEIYLKK encoded by the coding sequence ATGGAAACAAAGAAAGAAACTAGGGGGGCAAAAAAAGGACGTCCAAAACCAGCGACAAGCGGACGAAAAAAGGCTGAGCCAGGAATGAAAATAAAAAAAGTTTCTGTTGCACTTCCCGAAAAAATGTGGGAAGAGTTGACAGAACGAGCAAAAAAACAAGAAATTACTAGAAACAAATTAATAAAAAATATACTAGAAATTTATTTGAAAAAATAA